CGAATTAGTTGGATGCAATAGAAACACATTTTAAATAGGGTGTACCATTGCACATCTAAATGACTAAACAAAatatgaaagaaaaaaaaatatacgCATGAACCTCTACATAAGATCAATGATATAGGATTTAGATATGTAAATATTTATCTTACATCTAGATGTGTTTTAGCAAAACCGTTTCAAATACTAGCCAAAACCCACAACGACATAGTAATCTAAAAAAACTTAGAGGCCTATAAGATTGGCTTCTCCACTCCTCTGCTTACTCATCGAAAGAACGCACTGCCGGCTAGCAAGGCAAGGAACAAAGCGGCGGCGGCACAATTAACCACCCTATCCTGCCGCTTGTACACTTGCTCGCGTTCTAATCGTCTCTGCGCCGATGCTTCAAGGTGTTCCCGCATGCATCTGTCTCCAGTCAAGAGCTTCCTTCTTGGCTGCCCTTATAAGGTACGCCATGCCGTCTGTGCTGCCCGGGGTTGAGTGTACATGGATCCGTGTAGGACTTCCTGGCGGCGGCGGAGCTGCAGCTGAAAAGTCGAGCATCCCCCACCGCCGGCGCTCCGGACGAGGAAGCGCTGCTCCTCCTCGAGCGCTCGCGGAAAATATCTGGTGACGGAGGAGGACAGGAGGCGCGGAAGACGCTGACGGAGCACCGCGGCGGAGCGGATCGCCGACGCCATCTCTCTAGACGGCGATGGGGTGACTTTGTTTCCACCTTCCTCCTCTAGCTGGGAGGCGCAAGGCGAAGGTCGGAGGACTGGAAGTGGACTCCCCTCCTCGGATTCGTAACTGAGCCGGAATCAGACTACAGCCACCACCATCTATATGTACACGGGCGGCGTTCTCCCAGGGAACGAGACAGCTAGCTAATAAGCAGCGTCcatggcgacggcgaggaggcgcaAGGCGAAGGCCGCCAGGGCCGCGGCCGCGGAAGCCATGAAGAAAGACAGGAAGAACGCCTACGATGCCATGGTCACAGCGGATAAGGAGTCCCGGCAAGCCGAAGCGGAGGCCAAGGAGGCCACCACGACGGCCGCGGCCAAGGCCGAGGAGTCCATGCAAGCCGTCGGCATGGCCATGGCGAAAGCCGAAGAAGCCGCCGTCATAGCCAGCGTGAAGGCGGAGGAAGCCGAGAAGGCAAGAGAAGCCTACCGCGAGGTGTGTCGGCAGGTGGACGCAGCGGCGGAGTGGGCGCAGTGCGAGGAGGAGCTCTTCGCCGCCCGGTTCCGACGCTACTGGAACCAACTCGTCGCCCGCCCCGGCGTCACCTTCCATCAAACCAGTAAGATGTATATCTACGCTCAAGCTGCATACATATATTTGACCAGTTAATTGCTCGTACTAACTTGATACACAACATCTGATGAAATCCATGTAGCATCGATCCCCGCCATGCGGTACACGCACCCTGCTCCCCATGATAGGCCCAAGGCCATGGATACCTTGCAGATCACGTCGGTGAAGATCGCAGCGGTCGACGATTGCCTGCAATGGCCGCTGCAAGTGTATGGCATCATCGCGGCACGAGATGTCTTGGATCACAAGCGCAACATTCTTTTCCACCGCCGGAGGGGTGATTGCCAAATAATCACTCAAGAGGTTAGTACGCTACGTTTACGGACTCTTACAGGCCTATTACAGGATAAATTTGAGGTAGCAATCTGTGATTGGATAAAAGGGGGAGGGAGGGTCCCACCCACCGAAAATCAGGGGGGGCGCAAGTTTAGTTGGTCGAAAGGTCCGTAAAATCTCTGTAATGAGGCCGTAGATGTAGCATTTTTGTTTTAGCTAGGTCTGCTCTTTTTGGCGCCAAACCCAAAATTTTAAGGTTTTACTTCCTCTGTACAGAATATCACTTTTGCTCCTCACTTTTACTTCAGCACACCTCACGGAGTATTTATAGTTTTAGTAGGCTAAACTTAGCCTACTAAAACTACAAGTATTTCGGTATAGAGGGAGTACCAATCAGCAGCTTTTTTTTGCTCTGCGGTTGAAGATGTTCTTAATATTTACATGGACAATTGCCATTCCCATGCAGGATCCATACCTAGCATTGACGGGCCCTAGTCGCGCCATTGCCGTGTCGAGGGACCTTTCATACATCGAGGTCTCGCTCAAGGTGAAGGGCGCGAGTAGAACTAGATCCGAGGACGGAGATTTGAGCGATCTAGTCCTGAGTTACGGGACCGGATTATGTCTCGCAGGCATTTACCCTAGCAGGCTCAGCACACTTGAACTCGAATCCAGTCACATTAATCGCTCCGTGGAGGCCACGGTCCGCATCAAAATCACCCACGGGTCATGGCCGGATGGTCTCCGAGGCGCGTTCACTGCCGGCATGAGCAGCAACAATGGCCTGGAAGTGGAGCTGCTCAATACCAGAGACGGTAGAGCTTTGCCCGTCGACTCTGAAGGTGTGGTCAAGCTCCAGCGCCGCGTCATCTCCGTCTACATCGAGGGGATGCTCAAGGTTTCCGTGGTGGCATGTTCGGTTGATGAGGAACGGGGTTTCATCGAGAAAGCTGAGGCAGTTTTCGAAGCAAAGAGACAATGTGTAAGCGTCATGGAGATTAACTTTGGGTCTTGTAGTATGCAGATTACCGTCGCTTGGTCCTGTTTCCGCCATGAGTAGTCTATATACTCAAGTTAATCTTATTCCATGGGTATTTTGTAGTGGGCAATGTTGATATATGGGTGTGGCCAGGTCTCAGTCGACTGAAATTTAACCAAGTTTTTACTTGACACTAGTAAACATGTCCGTGCAACGCACGTCTTGATCAAAGCAGCCCATTAAATTTAATATGAGTATTGGATTCTGAATTCATATTCTAGAAATTTAAAAAATAATAGAATACTATAGCATGATGATCTATGCCTCTCGAAAGGTCATGTTTAATACAAACCCCATTACTCATCATTTTACTATGTTATGTGAGGTTCAATCAGACCAAAAAGAAATCAAACCCATTTAGAAATCACAAAACTATGGTAAAGATTTCAGGAAGTTCTCTTGGGTTAAGGTGAAAGAAAAATGTGGGAATGTGAAAGAACAGATCTAAAGTGGACAACATATTGAATTAATGTGAAGATAACAATCGGAATCTAACTTTCAGTTCTAAAAATTATAAAATGTGTAATCTGAAACATGTAAAGTATGCAATATAAAAAGTGTTAGTTCTATAGAGCGACGGAAATGGCAACGGCACCCACATCCTCGCCGGCTACGGCACGACTCTCATGTCCCCGTCTGTTGCGGATGCACTCGGTACCCGTGTCAGTGCATAGTGGAACTGAGACTTCCGCATCCTCAACGGCGGTACGAACCCGTGCTTCTCCCCATTATTAATAATCCTGTTTTCTGGACCAACCATTAGAAAAACATAATATCAATTAAACAAACGGTTCATTTTTATCCAAGTCTATTCAGAGTACAAGTACTTACCTCAGCCTTTTGAGGATGTCTATATCTGGTTGGGTTTGATGCATGGACTTCTAATCTCCTTGCCAATCTTCCTCTTTATGGTTAGTAGTCCTAATTTTCATGTCTCACTTTAAACTCTTCATACTGCGATTCTATCTTGTTTGAGGCCAAACTTatctacattcacatgagtatttaGAGCTACAATTAAACTGAGAAAGCAATTGCACAAAATGATAGAAATATAAAATGATACATTTCTGAATACATATCAATCTAGTCCTTAGTAATGACCATAGCAGTTACTATATTTAGATGACAACTGAGGTATATCACGACGCTATAGGGGAAAAAGATCGCAAACTGCAAACCCAAAATACTTGAGTTTCCATGGTAACCGGAGTGACCCATCCTATGTGTAATTAAACTTCAAACTATACTTTAGAAATAAAATTATTCGATGCAGATGTCAAATACAGATACCGAATAGTCAAGTTACCTGGCATCATAGTAATTGAATTCACATAATGAAAATCATGGAAGTGCTAAGAAAAGTGATTCCATTAAGTATTGTGATATGAAATAGTTGTGCTAGCTAAGatatttaagtggaagaaatgaACACGGTTCCTTGCAAACTCTATACACAACATGCCTGTTGTACGCTATTGAACTTTAGCTCCCCCTTCATCCATTTTAGAGTCCTTATGCCTAAAAATAAAAGCACATGGTTATTGTTCATACATGAAAATTTGATGGTTCTCCAAGGGGGAGAGGTAATCAAACATCAATTCAGGAGCTATTATCAATATGAAAATATCAAAtaataagaaaaaagaaaatattgcTTACAAAAAAtaatattgtacaatatgaactcatGATATCTGCATCCTCACTTTTGACACAAGTAGATCATCTTTTAGTTGGCAACTATTAACAAAAGTATTGTTAGACTGCAGATTAAATCTATTTAATTGTTTAACACGTATGGACGCACATCCGAACTGCAAAAGAAAAGGAACAATAGTTGGTGCAGCTAATTGTCGCACCTGCATCTATGTGTAGAACAGAAAACAAATTTAGTATGAAAACTGACTACTCATTTCTCCTCAAACCAAATAAAAATGAAAGGATCATGGCCATATTTCCTCCTATTGACAGGTTTAAATTGCTGTCAAAAAAGAGAGAATAGACTCACTTGATTGAGCCATGAACGACCAAAGAATACAGCTGCAAATACTTCAGGAATAAGGGCACAAGCATGGTGTCATACATGATTTGTCCAGTTACAACTTACATGGGGATTGGGAAGCGCTAATAATTGGGCAGTTTCATGGAGTTGCATCCAGCCACCTAACCAACCTGCATGGTTAATCAATTGAGCATAATTTTGGGGGAAACCAAACCTTGGCCCCAAAGCCAAAACGCAAAATCAACACAAACAGAGCAGAGGAGGGCAGAGGAGAGGAGACGGGGAACGGGATGGAGGCGCGAGGTTCGTACCGAGATCTTGTCGGCGAGGTGGGCGAGGTCGTGGAGGCCACCGGGCTCGCCGTCGCTGTTGCCGCGCgagtccccgccgccgccgctctcgAGGAAGTCGCCGACGAGCATGGCCGGGTCCATGTCGCTCTCGTGGCTCCCGTGTTGGCTCGCACTCCCGGGCATGTCCCCCCTCCCCGCGTCCGCAGCCACAGGTGCCCCACCGCGACAGGCGACCCGCCCCTCGGCGAAACTCTCGCCGTGGACGGCGGGGCCCACCTCCGCTGCgccgcctccaccaccgcgcCCGGCGGCGACAGCGCCCCGAACTCCTTGGCCACCAGCATCATCCTGCCCCGTCGGCAATGGCGACGATGATGGTGTGACGTTTTGGTGCACTTCGGCGAGGTCGGCGTGCAGGTAGGATATGGTGCTGGTGGCGACGGAGGTTAAGAGGATGTGGGCGCTAATCACGGAAGACAAGTGCAGGATGCGGATGGAGTTTGGTATTCTCCTCTGCGGTGGAGTATGGTCAGCCAATGCTAATTGCTAAGTCCACCCAGTCGTGAGGTGCTGATTAGTTCGTGTGTGTTGTGGGGCGTTTTACGGGGTGCGCGTTGTGAAATTCTTGTTTGCttgtttattagtagtatagatatagataacatgcaagagagaaaaataaataattaaaaaaaaaacGGATCTTAATGTAAAATCTCACGGATATAGCATCTAAGTCTCAGTCTTAGCAAGAATGTTGGTATATACAGTCTAATgttggattttatttttttgccggGAGCCTGATATTGGATATGTTGTGCTATAGTGTATAGTTAAACTTTTTACTGGTGGTATTTCACAGGAAACACCCAGCAGAAAGAATAGAAGATATATATGAATTTCGCATGAATTTAAAGGGAATACTTCGGTTCGTGCCGAAAGTAATGACAATTTGGAAAttttgaagatgaagatgggcATGTCACTGAATCAGGTTTTTCGGGTGTCTATAGTGATTGAGTTCGCAGCCCAGACATACATATTGCTTTGTTTGCATGCAGAAACTGGTGGCCCAGCCGGTCCGTTGGATGGACCTCCTGAGGCCGAAAGCCCGAAACAAGCATATTTTTATCTGCAGCTCCGTCGGGCATCGACCTGCTGCTGCAGATCGGCCACCATAGGCTGGGGTCTGTAACGATTCACTGTACATAGGGTCATGTAGCTGTTCACTGTAGATAGGGTCCTGTAGCACGGTCAATTTGTCAGCAAATTTTGAAACAAGTGAACATATTTCAAGTTTGTGAACATTCTTTAGAAAAATAAATGTTTTTCGGAAACATGAAcactttttgaaaattttgtaCAATGTGAAATTTAGAACAACTTTCAAAAACTGAACATTATTTCAGATTTCTAACATTGTTTTAATTGGGATCATTTTTTTAAAGTATCAACATTTTCGGGAACATGATTTCTTTTCAATTTCCGAACGTTTTTGAAGTATATGAACAAACTTTGGAAAAAGGAACATATTCTGAAATTCTTAACAGATTTGGAAACGCTGACATTTTTGAAATCCAATAACACGTTTTCAAATCCAAAAAACAGCGATTTTTCCAAATTTTCCAATAATTTTGTCAATACAcaataatttaaaaaaatagaaatacaaaagaattagaaaaaaatacaaaataacCAAAAAAGTATTAAATAAGAGAcacaacagaaaaatgaaaacccGTTCAGTAACCTTCTCGAACGTTCGCGAAACATGCAGAAACTTTACAGAAGTTTCTCGAGTAGAATCAATAGTGCATAATGGATATATTAAATGGGCCAGCCCAATTTAGTTCGATAGTTCGCTACCTGTGTGAAATAGTGGCAAATCTGTCAAAAAGTGCGACATATAGGAGTTTTCAGCATATCGACCTAAGTTTACCCCCTTTGAATAAGGTGTTGTCCCATTCGGCCTTGACAATAGCAGCTCCCCCACCCTCGCCCGTTGGTAAGTAGAAACTGCCGGCACAGCCCGGTCGTTTATTAGACTTCCTGAGGCCGAAACAAGCAAGCATATCCGTAGCCAGTCCGGCCATTGGCGATGTAGATCAGATACTCTATAGCGTGCCGCTACAGAACGGCTACCGTAGGTCGGGGCCTGTGATGATTCAATGTACTATGTAGTTGTCCACAGCACATAGGGTCAAGTAGCTCGGTCAATTTTTCAACAAATTGTGAAAGAAGTGAACATATTTCAAGTTTGTGTACATTATTTATAATAACAAATGTTTTCTGAAAACATAAAaactttctgaaatttttgaacaaTTTTAAATCTAGAACAAATTTTCACAAAAAGTTAGCACTATTTTAGATTTCTAACATTCTTCTAATTGTGATCATTTTTACTAAAAAAATAGAAACATTTTTTAGAACATGGTTTTTTTTAATttccaaacatttttaaaatgtatgaatgaatttcagaaaaagaaaccTAATTTGAAATTCTTGATACAATTTTGAAATGTATTCATGTTTCAATTTTTGAACATATTATTAAAATATGAACACTTTTGTAAATTCCAAAAaactatgattttttttccaattttCCAACATTTTTTGTGATTACAAAACAATGTTTTAAAATAAGAATAAAAAGGAATCTAAAAAAAAATAACCCAAAATTATTAAATAAGAAACACAACAGAAAAATGAATATTGGTTCAGTAACCTTCTAGAAAGTTCACGAAATATGCAGGAACTTTAGATGATTCTTCAAACCGGGTCTTATAGATTCAGTAGTGCATAGTGGATCTATTAAATGGGCAATTTTATCGCAAGTGCGACAGCTAAGATTTTATAGCATATCCCCCTTACCTTTACCCCCTTTGAATAAAGTGTTGGCCCATTCGGCCTTGATAATAGCAAGCATATCTCCAGCCGACCAGGTCATTTGCTATGTATTCTTCCGTCCTATAATTCGTGTCTTAGGTTTgcctagaaatgaatgtatctaaatactaaaacatgattagatacattcatatttagAGAATTTTAAGATAAGAATTTTGGAATGGAGGAGTAGATAAATATATCAGATACTCTGTAGCCTGCCGCTGCAGAACAactaccactagtagaaaaaggatctttagtcctggttcggttgggccattagtctCAGTtctcaaccgggactaatgctggcCCCGGTTCggtcccgaaccggggctaatggcctttCACGTGACGGGGCTGAGAGCGATGGGGagggctattagtcccggttcgtattacgaaccagGGCTATTTCATCGCTTTTTTTAAGCAatttttgggtttaaggttttgcactaaattgaatgggctattttgctgcccctattttcccatttatttgttacatatatattgcacatcgtcacgaatatattacatcatctcatccgtcgtgctttgtcgaacatatttacaaaatgtaggcACGAGTTacgtgcacatatatgcatcttttttacactatatcatttcatatcatttccgttgaatggcaatagtattctagtCGATCATCTAACATCTCattatcatcttaatcatataccaagttatcatatgatacacataaaataaaacaaagaaacatcataatacatagtcatctcatgcatgcatcctaatcgatcatgtcaagtaataatataaaccagaataacttgtctctcataagacctagtcctcgctcttaggtataatgtcataaaataaaataacacctatgtctccatgatcaagcacagagatccaacggtctccaacttgtggcttgcgaaccttcttttttctctccatgcttcaatttggagccttttttatcttgatttgaggttactcgagtatggagcatcgaactcagccctcagcgggcttctaattttcatttggccttctgggtgcatcaacagaggcgctacatcatgtggcagttgatgttgaagaacataataataacctagttaacaATGTAATCAACattatttatgcaatagtagagcgtacttaattaggaaactcttaccaagatatttcgtcgAATGTCATCCGgcttcaacctatgcactagtggccaattccaaaattatacggAAAGGTATTcctagaaaccagaacaccagcaacaagaaagtggagaagaacatccttatcctcccaagttagatatgATCCAtatgtgtagtgtgtcgtgtcaattaatttccgtaattcactcgaagaaacaaaataagctgtaaattataatttaacaaatttagtatatggatgaacaccaactatttctaaatataaatgcaaattacttgataaatatggttgagaaacatcacatggaggtaaaacaggaaacaTATCattgacaaccacccaaatgtcgatgttgtctagcatattatcttcaggacgaagatcggagGTTATTTTCATACCCTCctcaaatccatatgccttgcaaagatcttctcggtttgggcacccaaattctgtttgaaaaactgaattaaatactttgataacaaatatgtgaccatgtatagtcctcaagtTAGCGCTCCTcatctcaattctctcgtggtcttcgaaaccgagcctctcggacacatatcttcttgcatggcaagggaggaacatatctctattctcgtcaagcttcatgctgaagaacctaccgtctcgcaggtgaggcgtgtcgcagataccccgacagtcgccgcaatattcacactcccgatattcatcgtcagacatttactgttttaatgtggtaaatgtgtgtaaacaacaattcTGACAttatatatatcgaaagaattgaacatctatatatatataaacatagctagctaggccactcggacattccggcaaaacttagcacaatttagcaagcaaaagtgagaaactcactactgttttatgcattatattaacaccaacaaaaggatgatatttgtaggttggtgaaatatgtatgtgccctttttcctctccaaagtttaaataagttgttcgaaaccattggttgtctaattcaaacctaatgtgcctacttacatgaaatttacaaataggattttttttccttctttctagttagtccatcaaaagatcttcaataaacatatatatcttgattttcttattaacatatGCATCTCAATTTCCATTATTTCAATTTGTTCTAGCTTGAATCGATGACCCTAAAATCTAAATGGCAGCAGCCTT
This region of Hordeum vulgare subsp. vulgare unplaced genomic scaffold, MorexV3_pseudomolecules_assembly, whole genome shotgun sequence genomic DNA includes:
- the LOC123418183 gene encoding uncharacterized protein LOC123418183, with product MATARRRKAKAARAAAAEAMKKDRKNAYDAMVTADKESRQAEAEAKEATTTAAAKAEESMQAVGMAMAKAEEAAVIASVKAEEAEKAREAYREVCRQVDAAAEWAQCEEELFAARFRRYWNQLVARPGVTFHQTTSIPAMRYTHPAPHDRPKAMDTLQITSVKIAAVDDCLQWPLQVYGIIAARDVLDHKRNILFHRRRGDCQIITQEDPYLALTGPSRAIAVSRDLSYIEVSLKVKGASRTRSEDGDLSDLVLSYGTGLCLAGIYPSRLSTLELESSHINRSVEATVRIKITHGSWPDGLRGAFTAGMSSNNGLEVELLNTRDGRALPVDSEGVVKLQRRVISVYIEGMLKVSVVACSVDEERGFIEKAEAVFEAKRQCVSVMEINFGSCSMQITVAWSCFRHE